One genomic segment of Helianthus annuus cultivar XRQ/B chromosome 14, HanXRQr2.0-SUNRISE, whole genome shotgun sequence includes these proteins:
- the LOC118486734 gene encoding uncharacterized protein LOC118486734, which translates to MARSSNEREKQKKEKEVILLTDSDSDESFTSEEIDWNAPEPNIIFMPSSCSRFRIPVKVAKAMGIDRCGKVTIKNRRGVETNLKVTAEPKRGKKKNRFSVLGWPAWVRENNIKKGYLCVLEWYEDMPTLFVRDVIEE; encoded by the exons ATGGCGCGTTCTTCAAATGAGCGagagaaacaaaagaaagaaaaggaagTGATACTGCTAACAGATTCAGACTCAGACGAATCTTTCACTTCGGAAGAAATTGACTGGAACGCACCAGAACCAAATATCATTTTCATGCCCTCCTCTTGTTCACGTTTT CGGATACCGGTAAAGGTCGCAAAAGCCATGGGAATCGATCGCTGCGGAAAGGTGACCATTAAAAATAGGCGTGGTGTGGAAACCAATTTGAAAGTCACGGCTGAACCAAAAAGAGGAAAAAAGAAAAATAGGTTTAGTGTATTGGGATGGCCAGCATGGGTTCGTGAAAACAACATCAAGAAGGGTTATCTTTGCGTTTTAGAGTGGTATGAGGATATGCCTACACTCTTTGTTAGGGATGTAATCGAAGAATAA
- the LOC110907640 gene encoding uncharacterized protein LOC110907640: protein MGDNSDDEVLEISRDQFVLKVDEALRKDYGFFFSHEEPNVHQDICIPQEDAITMNEGVGNTSKGKQHDVECTSKGFISEGSQSITKDENIRSVGSSKYKKRLHGDNCGQHTIPEDPEVLNFTRKGEYRLRLPVGVSNRAGFTKKFHTLKIENMQGQVSTYEVKRQKNGSALRYSVIDWPVFMAENKLNDGDMLDFTYVTSKKTVILKNVRHV from the exons ATGGGAGACAATTCCGATGATGAGGTTCTTGAAATATCTCGTGATCAGTTCGTTCTTAAAGTAGACGAG GCATTACGTAAAGATTATGGCTTCTTTTTTTCACATGAAGAACCAAATGTCCACCAG GATATTTGCATTCCGCAAGAAGATGCTATCACCATGAATGAGGGAGTTGGAAATACAAGTAAGGGTAAACAACATGACGTTGAATGTACTTCCAAGGGATTTATATCTGAAGGATCTCAATCTATCACAAAAGAT GAAAATATAAGGTCGGTTGGTAGTTCCAAGTATAAGAAGCGTTTACATGGAGACAATTGCGGACAACACACTATTCCTGAAGATCCGGAAGTTTTGAACTTTACACGTAAAGGGGAATACAGGCTG CGTCTTCCGGTCGGGGTATCAAACCGCGCTGGTTTTACAAAGAAGTTTCATACACTGAAGATTGAAAACATGCAGGGGCAAGTTAGTACTTATGAAGTCAAACGGCAAAAAAACGGAAGTGCATTACGCTATTCAGTCATAGACTGGCCTGTATTTATGGCGGAAAATAAGTTGAATGATGGCGACATGCTTGATTTCACTTATGTGACTTCAAAGAAAACCGTCATCTTAAAAAATGTCCGACATGTCTAA